Proteins encoded in a region of the Mariprofundus ferrinatatus genome:
- a CDS encoding Tim44 domain-containing protein, which produces MRKLMTLGLIAIFGIMISGVDIAEAKRLGMGSSFGKQRMSQPKSNSFSQQKAAPTKQPAAANQRGAARTGFMGMLGGLALGGILGAMFFGGAFEGANLFDIVVIGGIIFLVLYFLRRRARPRRQPSYASGSAYSEPEIRNYPESKSEPEVEPVQEAFDFHEEEREPVGSALRPELDEKHFVTAAKEIYVRMQKAWDSGDIEDIRKFCTPEIAERIGRDMSPNSENRTEVATLNAEIADSWIESDLEWVAVNYNGLLREQTMDHTGATVEDQTAEVNEVWIFQHAPNSEDPTWYLAGIQQAH; this is translated from the coding sequence ATGAGAAAATTGATGACACTGGGTTTGATCGCCATCTTCGGCATCATGATTTCTGGCGTGGACATCGCAGAAGCCAAGCGCCTTGGTATGGGTTCAAGTTTTGGAAAGCAGCGCATGAGCCAGCCGAAATCAAACAGTTTTTCACAGCAGAAGGCTGCACCGACAAAACAGCCTGCAGCGGCAAACCAGCGCGGCGCAGCACGAACCGGTTTCATGGGAATGCTTGGCGGCCTGGCGCTTGGCGGCATTCTTGGCGCGATGTTCTTCGGCGGCGCATTCGAGGGCGCCAACCTGTTCGATATCGTGGTCATAGGCGGCATTATCTTTCTGGTACTCTATTTCCTGCGCCGGCGAGCCCGGCCGCGACGGCAGCCCTCCTATGCGAGCGGATCGGCATACAGTGAACCGGAAATCAGAAACTATCCCGAATCCAAAAGTGAACCCGAGGTTGAGCCGGTTCAGGAAGCATTTGATTTTCATGAGGAGGAGCGCGAACCGGTCGGTTCTGCACTCCGCCCTGAACTCGATGAGAAGCACTTCGTCACTGCCGCCAAGGAGATTTACGTACGCATGCAGAAGGCATGGGACTCCGGCGATATCGAGGATATTCGCAAGTTCTGTACCCCTGAGATTGCCGAGCGCATCGGTCGGGATATGAGCCCGAACAGCGAGAACCGAACCGAGGTGGCGACACTCAATGCGGAGATTGCGGACAGCTGGATCGAGTCCGATCTCGAGTGGGTGGCCGTCAACTACAACGGCCTGCTCCGCGAGCAGACCATGGATCATACTGGCGCTACCGTAGAAGATCAGACCGCCGAAGTGAACGAAGTGTGGATATTCCAGCATGCTCCGAACTCGGAAGACCCAACCTGGTATCTGGCAGGCATTCAGCAGGCGCACTGA
- a CDS encoding DUF721 domain-containing protein, with product MSFRGKRPRSRLKGIHGGIADILGEDSLNKLMGMARLRRAWPDIVGPMMATRTEPIQIEHITDDGYCLWVAVDHPIMGQQIRFLRDDIRKACYKLAQISNLHKISTRMQPGAGIKPKAPKPKARHLSFAEKRRVARDVAAIKDRDLRKAAYQAHIAQIAYGNEEENR from the coding sequence TTGAGCTTTCGCGGCAAACGACCCCGCTCCAGACTGAAGGGCATTCACGGTGGCATCGCCGATATTCTCGGTGAGGATTCGCTGAATAAGCTGATGGGCATGGCGCGACTTCGCCGAGCATGGCCCGATATCGTCGGTCCGATGATGGCAACACGAACCGAGCCGATCCAGATTGAGCATATTACAGATGATGGATACTGCCTCTGGGTTGCCGTCGATCACCCGATCATGGGGCAGCAGATCCGCTTTCTGCGCGATGATATCCGCAAAGCCTGCTACAAACTCGCGCAGATCAGCAACCTTCACAAAATCAGCACCCGCATGCAGCCGGGAGCAGGTATTAAACCGAAAGCACCGAAACCGAAGGCGCGCCATCTGAGCTTCGCCGAGAAACGGAGGGTTGCACGCGACGTCGCAGCCATTAAGGATCGCGACTTGCGCAAGGCCGCCTATCAGGCACATATTGCTCAGATTGCATACGGCAACGAAGAGGAGAACAGATGA
- a CDS encoding histidine triad nucleotide-binding protein yields MSDCLFCKIAAGEIPCSMVYEDEDFLAFHDIHPKAPTHVLVIPKFHLASLADATEQDTALLGLMMDRVRHIAAAELKLDAGYRVILNVREGGGQEIDHIHAHILGGKKLPF; encoded by the coding sequence ATGAGTGACTGCCTGTTTTGCAAAATCGCTGCCGGCGAGATCCCCTGCAGCATGGTCTATGAGGATGAGGACTTCCTCGCTTTTCACGATATTCATCCGAAGGCACCGACCCATGTGCTGGTGATCCCCAAATTTCACCTGGCTTCTCTTGCCGATGCTACAGAGCAGGATACTGCCCTGCTCGGACTGATGATGGATCGTGTTCGCCACATCGCCGCTGCAGAACTGAAGCTGGATGCAGGTTACCGCGTCATTCTTAATGTTCGCGAAGGTGGCGGGCAGGAGATTGATCATATCCATGCCCATATCCTGGGCGGCAAAAAGCTTCCTTTTTGA
- a CDS encoding PhnA domain-containing protein has product MSVEKELLARSESKCELCGAEDSLGIYEVAPSNGSAEQSVLICETCRGQIENPDTVDANHWRCLNDAMWSQVPAVQVMAWRMLTRLRSEGWPQDLLDMMYLEDEVRSWAESGSASDEEKIIHRDSNGAVLEAGDTVTLTKDLDVKGSSITAKRGTAVRNIRLVQDNAEQIEGRVDGQLIVILTKFVKK; this is encoded by the coding sequence ATGAGTGTTGAAAAAGAACTGCTGGCACGCAGCGAATCAAAATGCGAGCTGTGCGGTGCTGAGGATAGCCTGGGCATTTACGAAGTTGCCCCCTCAAATGGATCGGCCGAGCAGAGTGTGCTGATCTGCGAAACCTGCCGTGGACAGATTGAGAATCCTGACACAGTCGATGCGAACCACTGGCGCTGCCTGAACGATGCCATGTGGAGTCAGGTGCCAGCCGTGCAGGTGATGGCGTGGCGCATGCTGACCCGCCTGCGTTCCGAAGGCTGGCCGCAGGATCTTCTCGACATGATGTATCTGGAAGATGAGGTGCGCAGCTGGGCTGAATCTGGCAGTGCGAGTGATGAAGAGAAGATTATTCACCGCGACAGTAACGGTGCAGTGCTGGAGGCGGGTGACACAGTAACCCTGACCAAGGATCTTGATGTAAAGGGCTCCAGCATCACAGCCAAGCGTGGTACGGCAGTGCGTAATATCCGCCTTGTACAGGATAACGCCGAGCAGATTGAAGGGCGAGTCGATGGCCAGCTTATTGTTATCCTCACAAAGTTCGTAAAGAAATAG
- a CDS encoding class I SAM-dependent methyltransferase: MSSLRVRYQTIEFGDVDIHLRTLRDNQEFSDDHGEAEALGISSATWPLFGIVWPSGEVLARLMADFDINGKRILEVGCGIALSSHVLNQRDADITATDYHPEAGSFLQENTELNRASDIPYVRTGWADEKTDLGEFDLIIGSDLLYEQEHAELLSEFINQHARAHCEVIIVDPGRGKHARFSRLMVKHGFSHSQSRPINTDEYLERPLPRGQVLRYKR, encoded by the coding sequence ATGTCTTCGCTACGTGTACGTTACCAAACCATCGAATTCGGCGATGTCGATATTCACCTACGCACCCTGCGCGATAATCAGGAGTTCTCCGACGATCACGGTGAGGCAGAAGCGTTGGGCATCTCCTCGGCCACATGGCCTCTGTTCGGTATTGTCTGGCCATCGGGCGAAGTGCTCGCCCGCCTCATGGCTGACTTCGACATCAATGGCAAACGCATTCTCGAAGTGGGCTGCGGTATCGCACTCTCCAGCCATGTCCTGAATCAAAGAGATGCCGACATCACAGCTACCGATTACCACCCTGAGGCCGGCTCCTTTCTGCAGGAAAACACGGAACTGAACAGAGCCAGCGATATCCCGTATGTGCGCACCGGCTGGGCTGATGAAAAAACTGACCTTGGGGAGTTTGACCTGATTATCGGCAGTGATCTTTTATATGAACAGGAACATGCCGAACTGTTATCAGAATTCATCAACCAGCATGCCAGAGCACACTGTGAAGTCATTATAGTCGATCCCGGCCGAGGCAAACATGCACGCTTCAGCAGACTGATGGTGAAGCATGGATTTTCCCACAGCCAGAGCAGGCCAATCAATACCGATGAGTATCTCGAAAGACCTCTGCCGCGCGGACAGGTTCTTCGTTATAAACGGTAA
- a CDS encoding DUF3817 domain-containing protein yields MLKTFRIVSFVEGVSLIALFFIAMPAKYGYDIDLVAIAGPVHGVLWLAFLPMLEIVSRQQEWPKSFWNYAFISSVLPFGCFFLEKKLRNNAPAS; encoded by the coding sequence ATGTTGAAAACATTCAGAATCGTGAGTTTTGTAGAAGGGGTGTCGCTCATTGCCCTCTTTTTTATCGCTATGCCGGCCAAATATGGTTACGACATCGACCTGGTAGCCATTGCCGGTCCTGTTCACGGCGTGCTCTGGCTCGCCTTCCTGCCGATGCTTGAGATCGTAAGCCGGCAGCAGGAGTGGCCAAAATCCTTCTGGAACTATGCCTTTATCAGCTCCGTATTGCCTTTCGGATGTTTCTTTCTGGAAAAAAAGCTGCGCAACAACGCCCCTGCTTCCTGA
- the puuE gene encoding allantoinase PuuE, whose product MQQRDLIGYGSSPPHPRWPDEARIAVQFVLNIEEGAESNILNGDNESEVYLHELPGRPARIGERDFSVESMYEYGARAGVWRIFRLFAERKLPLTAFVVGQALELNPDIGKALVDGGHEIAGHGYRWISYDGMHEDEEREHIRRTFGIIERICGRSPVGWYTGRTSQNTRRLLREHGGLLYLSDAYNDDLPYWLTDTPAQLVIPYSLVTNDMRFLQPNGFSSGEDFFRLLKDSFDLLWREGETAPKMMSIGLHPRISGHPARAMALARFQDYLLQHDDVWICRREDIARHWLSEHPSEL is encoded by the coding sequence ATGCAGCAGCGAGATCTGATTGGCTACGGCTCCAGCCCCCCGCATCCACGCTGGCCGGATGAGGCGCGCATCGCCGTTCAGTTTGTGCTCAATATCGAGGAAGGTGCGGAATCAAACATCCTCAATGGTGATAACGAATCCGAGGTTTATCTGCATGAGCTGCCCGGCAGGCCTGCGCGTATTGGTGAGCGGGATTTCAGCGTCGAGAGTATGTATGAATATGGAGCACGTGCCGGAGTCTGGCGCATTTTCCGGCTGTTTGCAGAGCGCAAACTTCCGCTGACCGCCTTTGTCGTCGGCCAGGCGCTGGAGCTCAATCCGGATATCGGTAAAGCGCTGGTCGATGGCGGTCATGAGATCGCCGGCCACGGTTACCGCTGGATCAGCTATGATGGCATGCACGAAGATGAGGAGAGAGAACATATCCGACGCACATTCGGGATCATCGAACGTATCTGCGGCAGGTCGCCTGTCGGCTGGTATACGGGCAGAACCAGTCAGAATACGCGCAGGCTGCTACGCGAACATGGCGGACTGCTTTATCTCTCCGACGCCTATAACGACGATCTTCCCTACTGGCTTACCGATACGCCAGCTCAGCTGGTGATCCCCTATTCACTGGTCACCAACGATATGCGCTTTCTGCAGCCCAACGGTTTTTCCTCAGGCGAGGATTTCTTCAGACTGTTGAAGGACAGCTTTGATCTGCTCTGGCGGGAGGGTGAAACAGCACCGAAAATGATGAGCATCGGACTGCACCCGAGAATCAGCGGTCATCCTGCCAGAGCCATGGCATTGGCGCGCTTTCAAGACTATCTGCTGCAGCACGATGATGTCTGGATCTGCCGGCGCGAGGATATTGCTAGACACTGGTTAAGCGAACACCCATCCGAACTCTAA
- a CDS encoding GNAT family N-acetyltransferase — MSNDLVIRNMTRSEVDELVCWAALEGWNPGLHDADAFWATDPDAYIAAELDGEMIGGGAITSYHDEFGFMGFFIVRPEFRGHGFGNQLWHARRNRLLGRLKAGASIGMDGVFNMQDYYAKGGFVFSHRDIRFRTDIPHGTTAADADANIERLANIPFADLLTYDRSCFPAPRPEFLRAWVSLPESLALAYRCDDRLQGYGVIRRCGEGCKIGPLFADNAQIAEALYQHLSAFSAGAPLFLDVPENNPAAIAMAEKHAMDEVFGCARMYLGGAPDLAHEKIFGVSTFELG; from the coding sequence ATGTCGAATGATCTTGTTATTCGCAATATGACGCGAAGCGAGGTGGATGAACTGGTCTGCTGGGCTGCACTTGAGGGGTGGAATCCCGGCCTGCACGATGCAGATGCATTCTGGGCTACTGATCCCGATGCCTATATCGCTGCGGAGCTGGATGGCGAGATGATCGGCGGCGGCGCCATCACTTCCTATCACGACGAATTCGGTTTCATGGGTTTCTTCATTGTCCGGCCCGAATTTCGCGGTCACGGATTCGGCAACCAGCTCTGGCATGCGCGCCGCAATCGCCTGCTTGGGCGCCTCAAAGCCGGCGCATCTATCGGCATGGACGGTGTGTTTAACATGCAGGATTACTATGCCAAGGGCGGCTTTGTCTTCTCCCACCGCGACATCCGTTTTCGCACCGACATACCGCATGGCACCACCGCAGCAGATGCCGATGCCAACATCGAACGGCTGGCGAACATTCCCTTTGCTGACCTGCTCACATACGACCGCAGCTGTTTTCCAGCCCCACGCCCCGAGTTTTTGCGTGCATGGGTCTCATTGCCCGAATCTCTGGCGCTGGCCTATCGCTGCGATGATCGACTTCAAGGTTATGGCGTCATCCGTCGCTGCGGCGAAGGTTGCAAAATTGGCCCGCTGTTTGCCGATAATGCCCAAATCGCCGAAGCGCTCTATCAGCACCTCTCTGCTTTTTCTGCAGGAGCCCCTCTGTTTCTCGATGTGCCAGAAAACAATCCGGCTGCAATCGCAATGGCTGAAAAGCATGCCATGGATGAGGTATTTGGCTGCGCTCGCATGTATCTGGGTGGAGCACCCGATCTGGCGCATGAAAAAATCTTCGGCGTTTCCACCTTCGAGCTGGGCTGA
- a CDS encoding ornithine cyclodeaminase family protein, translating to MSHHEVDFNYYSQEELLNAGCFDMRLIIEVVEKTLLDFEKGSIMFPEKIVQIFDEQTQNRINCLPATMLDEKICGVKWVSVFPENPRKYDVQNLSAIFVLSEIERGFPVAVMDGTLASNMRVGAVGAVAAKYLARKDAETIGFIGAGEQARMHLLAMKVVRPSLKLCRVSALTAAEEQLFIDQMSPIVPDMEFIAANGDSRLAMEGADILVTATGAQAPLLKEDWVKPGAFYSHVGGWEDEYGVVSHADKIVCDDWETVKHRTQTLSRMYKEGLLKDSDIHADLHELVSGDKPGRESDDERIYFDAVGLSFLDVAIALTMFRRAKEAGVGLSLELQHEMIFEHADIASKVRL from the coding sequence ATGAGTCATCACGAAGTAGACTTTAACTATTACTCTCAGGAAGAGCTGCTCAATGCAGGCTGCTTTGATATGCGCCTGATAATCGAGGTGGTGGAGAAGACCCTGCTCGATTTTGAGAAGGGTTCGATCATGTTCCCGGAAAAGATTGTACAGATTTTCGATGAGCAGACCCAGAATCGCATCAACTGTCTGCCGGCGACGATGCTCGATGAGAAGATCTGCGGTGTGAAGTGGGTATCGGTATTCCCCGAAAATCCGCGCAAGTACGATGTGCAGAATCTCTCGGCGATTTTTGTGCTCTCAGAGATTGAGCGCGGTTTCCCCGTTGCTGTGATGGATGGAACCCTTGCCTCGAACATGCGGGTCGGCGCGGTCGGCGCGGTTGCTGCCAAGTACCTTGCCAGAAAGGATGCCGAGACGATCGGCTTTATCGGAGCCGGAGAGCAGGCAAGAATGCACCTACTGGCGATGAAGGTGGTTCGCCCCTCGCTTAAGTTGTGCCGTGTTTCAGCGTTGACAGCTGCTGAAGAGCAGCTCTTTATCGATCAGATGTCGCCAATCGTACCGGATATGGAGTTTATCGCTGCAAACGGTGATTCCCGCCTGGCGATGGAGGGAGCCGATATTCTGGTCACGGCGACTGGTGCTCAGGCGCCACTTTTGAAAGAAGATTGGGTTAAACCCGGAGCCTTCTACAGTCATGTGGGGGGCTGGGAGGATGAGTATGGCGTGGTTTCTCACGCAGACAAGATTGTCTGCGATGATTGGGAGACGGTGAAACACCGGACGCAGACATTGAGCCGGATGTATAAAGAGGGGTTGCTCAAAGATAGCGATATTCATGCCGATCTGCATGAGCTGGTATCGGGCGACAAGCCGGGGCGCGAGTCGGATGATGAGCGCATCTATTTCGATGCCGTGGGCCTCTCCTTCCTCGATGTCGCCATCGCCCTGACCATGTTCAGGCGCGCAAAAGAGGCGGGCGTTGGGCTATCGCTGGAGCTGCAGCACGAGATGATCTTTGAACATGCCGATATTGCCAGCAAGGTACGTCTGTAG
- a CDS encoding (2Fe-2S)-binding protein produces MSSPFRRLDESDARCIEIQVDGRSVRAREGESVAAALLAAGLRDFRTTPISGAPRAPYCMMGVCFECLVEINGVPNRQSCRIPVEKGMQIRRQHGTGQDYR; encoded by the coding sequence ATGTCCTCACCATTCCGTCGTCTGGATGAGTCAGACGCTCGCTGCATCGAGATTCAGGTCGATGGTCGAAGCGTGCGTGCCCGAGAAGGTGAGTCGGTGGCTGCTGCTCTTCTTGCCGCAGGGCTGCGTGATTTTCGCACCACCCCCATTTCGGGCGCACCCCGTGCCCCTTACTGCATGATGGGGGTCTGCTTTGAGTGCCTGGTGGAGATCAATGGTGTGCCCAATCGCCAATCCTGCCGCATTCCCGTAGAGAAGGGGATGCAGATTCGCCGTCAGCATGGCACAGGTCAGGACTACCGCTAA
- a CDS encoding NAD(P)/FAD-dependent oxidoreductase, whose translation MEHHELIVIGGGPAGLAAATAAAETGVQCLLLDEQGTPGGQIYRAVETIPEERARLLGPDYIYGRKLVDRFNASSATYLPGTSLWSLNSRREIGILRDGQASLMRADRIIIASGAMERPVPFPGWTLPGVMTAGAGQILLKSSGVVPKDGVVLAGVGPLLLLLGWQYLHAGVPIRGILDLSPYGNIWRSLPHLPGALMAHHYILKGLRYQMQLKMAGVKFYGGVSEFHAVGGDVLEAVEFTHRRGRKRIETELLLSHFGVIPDSHLSRCAGCEHYWDHSQLCWRPVTDEWDNSSIEGIAIVGDGSGIGGAVAARHAGRIAGFEAARALGYIDTKQRNEAAGKDQRWMHDDLRVRPFLEARFHPPAELLSGPPDETLVCRCEEVRAGEVRRAMHAGHRDANQVKFLTRCGMGPCQGRQCDNAVSQLVARELGDEKMISGGYRIRPPIRPLTIEQLAGLDVGDASQ comes from the coding sequence ATGGAGCATCATGAACTGATTGTCATCGGAGGCGGTCCCGCAGGGCTTGCTGCTGCAACCGCTGCTGCAGAAACGGGTGTTCAGTGCCTGCTCCTTGATGAACAGGGCACGCCCGGCGGGCAGATCTACCGCGCGGTGGAGACGATTCCTGAAGAGCGTGCCAGGCTGCTCGGTCCCGATTATATCTATGGGCGCAAACTGGTGGATCGCTTTAATGCCAGCAGTGCAACCTATCTTCCCGGCACCTCGCTCTGGAGTCTCAACAGCCGGAGGGAGATAGGTATCCTGCGTGACGGCCAGGCCTCGTTGATGCGAGCTGATCGCATCATCATCGCAAGCGGTGCGATGGAGCGGCCGGTTCCGTTCCCGGGCTGGACACTGCCGGGTGTGATGACGGCAGGGGCGGGACAGATACTGCTTAAATCTTCCGGTGTGGTACCGAAAGACGGGGTGGTACTGGCCGGTGTCGGGCCTCTGCTGCTACTGCTTGGCTGGCAGTATCTTCATGCCGGTGTACCCATTCGCGGGATTCTGGATCTGTCGCCGTATGGCAATATCTGGCGCTCTCTTCCCCATCTGCCGGGCGCACTGATGGCGCATCACTACATCCTGAAAGGGCTGCGTTACCAGATGCAGCTGAAGATGGCCGGGGTGAAGTTCTATGGTGGGGTGAGTGAATTTCATGCGGTTGGCGGCGATGTGCTGGAGGCGGTTGAGTTTACCCATCGCAGAGGCCGCAAACGCATTGAGACCGAACTGCTGCTAAGCCACTTCGGTGTGATTCCGGACAGTCATCTCAGCCGCTGTGCCGGATGCGAACACTACTGGGATCACAGCCAGCTCTGCTGGCGACCTGTGACCGACGAGTGGGATAACAGTTCGATCGAGGGCATTGCTATTGTCGGTGACGGATCCGGTATCGGTGGTGCGGTTGCTGCGCGACATGCCGGTCGCATTGCCGGTTTTGAGGCTGCGCGCGCCCTCGGTTATATCGACACAAAGCAGAGGAATGAGGCGGCCGGTAAAGATCAGCGCTGGATGCACGATGACCTGCGTGTGCGCCCCTTTCTGGAGGCGCGTTTCCACCCTCCGGCCGAGCTGTTGAGTGGCCCCCCTGATGAAACCCTGGTCTGCCGCTGTGAAGAGGTGAGGGCAGGTGAGGTGCGCAGGGCCATGCATGCAGGCCACAGGGATGCCAATCAGGTGAAGTTTCTGACCCGCTGCGGCATGGGGCCATGTCAGGGGCGCCAGTGTGACAATGCCGTCAGCCAGCTTGTCGCCCGTGAACTGGGTGATGAGAAGATGATCTCCGGCGGTTATCGCATCCGTCCGCCGATTCGCCCGCTGACGATCGAGCAGCTTGCCGGACTGGATGTGGGGGATGCATCTCAATGA
- a CDS encoding NAD(P)/FAD-dependent oxidoreductase: MKADVIIIGGGLQGLSTALHLGRRGVKSIVLEKESPGRHASGVNAGGLRQLNRHMAEIPLTVEAARMWKNIRELVDGDCDVVLRGQVRVAESDVQLKKLQARVDMLRAQGYEHEQIIDQETLYRLVPRLVEGCVGALYNPDDGSARPFHAATAFRHKAIALGAEIRSGVEVLGIEEGGDGWRVETSQGSFTAANVANCAGAWANRFASMLGEPVPLKPQAPTLMVTERLPHFLDLTVGAEGYQLSFKQMQNGTVIIGGAHLAKLDFEQEKSVIDFATLKTSAQTVTRFFPHMAQVRIVRTWAGIEGFMADGIPVIGKSAKAAGIFHAFGFSAHGFQLSPVVGRIMSELILDGKTDLPIEPFDIRRFQKTE; the protein is encoded by the coding sequence ATGAAAGCGGATGTCATCATTATCGGCGGCGGCCTGCAGGGGCTATCGACCGCACTGCATCTGGGGCGTCGTGGCGTCAAATCGATCGTGCTCGAAAAAGAGAGTCCCGGTCGCCACGCCTCCGGTGTGAATGCCGGCGGCCTGCGCCAGCTCAATCGCCACATGGCCGAGATTCCGCTGACGGTTGAGGCGGCCAGGATGTGGAAAAACATCCGCGAGCTTGTCGATGGCGACTGCGATGTGGTGCTCAGAGGGCAGGTCAGGGTTGCCGAGTCTGATGTGCAGCTTAAGAAGCTGCAGGCGCGCGTGGATATGCTCAGGGCGCAGGGCTACGAGCATGAGCAGATCATCGATCAAGAGACGCTCTACAGGCTTGTGCCGCGGCTGGTGGAGGGGTGTGTCGGCGCGCTCTACAATCCCGATGACGGCTCGGCCCGTCCTTTCCATGCTGCCACCGCCTTTCGTCATAAGGCGATCGCACTCGGAGCAGAGATCCGCAGCGGCGTCGAGGTGCTCGGCATCGAAGAGGGGGGCGATGGCTGGAGGGTCGAAACCAGTCAGGGATCGTTCACTGCTGCAAATGTGGCGAACTGTGCCGGTGCATGGGCCAACCGTTTTGCATCCATGCTTGGCGAGCCCGTGCCGTTAAAACCGCAGGCACCGACGTTGATGGTGACAGAGCGGCTGCCCCATTTCCTCGATCTGACGGTAGGGGCAGAGGGTTATCAGCTCTCCTTCAAGCAGATGCAGAACGGTACGGTGATCATCGGCGGTGCCCATCTGGCGAAGCTCGATTTTGAGCAGGAGAAGAGTGTCATTGATTTCGCCACGCTGAAAACCAGCGCCCAGACCGTGACCCGCTTCTTCCCCCATATGGCGCAGGTTCGCATTGTGCGTACATGGGCGGGCATCGAAGGGTTTATGGCCGACGGTATTCCGGTGATCGGCAAAAGTGCCAAGGCGGCAGGTATCTTTCACGCCTTCGGTTTCTCTGCACACGGATTCCAGCTCTCGCCTGTCGTGGGGCGCATCATGAGCGAGCTGATCCTCGACGGCAAAACCGATCTGCCGATCGAGCCGTTCGATATCCGGCGCTTTCAGAAAACTGAATAA
- a CDS encoding RidA family protein: MIERLETKQRMSRVVKHNGTIYLCGQVCKDAEQGIREQTQTMLDKVDELLIKAGSDRRHILSATIYIKDMKYFAEMNEVWDNWVPEGDAPARACVTANMAREALLVEISVIAAEIV, encoded by the coding sequence ATGATTGAACGCTTGGAAACAAAACAGCGCATGAGCAGGGTCGTTAAACACAACGGCACGATCTATCTCTGCGGTCAGGTCTGCAAGGATGCCGAGCAGGGGATCAGGGAGCAGACCCAGACGATGCTCGATAAGGTCGATGAGCTGCTGATAAAGGCGGGCAGCGACAGGAGGCATATCCTCTCTGCAACGATCTATATCAAGGATATGAAGTACTTCGCCGAGATGAACGAGGTGTGGGACAACTGGGTGCCGGAGGGAGATGCCCCAGCCCGCGCCTGTGTTACCGCCAACATGGCACGCGAAGCGCTGCTGGTGGAAATCTCAGTCATCGCTGCTGAAATTGTTTGA